One Aegilops tauschii subsp. strangulata cultivar AL8/78 chromosome 2, Aet v6.0, whole genome shotgun sequence genomic window, TATAGAATTTGAAAAGATATTTTAGGAGGAGGGCTGCATTCTGTGTTTTAAGATCAATAACACCAAGGCCTCCGCAGTGTTTTGGGCGGCAGACAAGCTCCCAGGCCACAAGAGAGTTATTTTTGACCCCGTCGTCAGAGTTTTTAGCCCAGAGGCAATGTCTACGCAGCTTGTCCACATGTTCAATCACCTTTGGGTGTATCTTGATGGTGCACATTGCATATATCAGCATCGAAGTCACAACTGAATTGACCAAGGTCAGTTTAGCTCCGGATGACATCAGTGACAGTGCAGTGGATGTCTTCCGCTCAACTGCATGAACCAGCGGCATAAGATCAAGGACACTGGGCCTCGTCGTGCCCATTGGCAGGCCGAGGTATGTGAAGGGCATGGAACCAACAGAGCAACCAAAAACCCCAGCCAGTTCACAAGCACGTCGGTGATCAATGTTAATGGGTATGAGAGTTGATTTCTGAAAATGGATCTTCAGTCCAATGGAAGTAGCATAATCTTCTAGGATAGCTTTCATACGGGCAGCCTGCACGGGACATGCCTGCATAACTAAAATCGTGTCATCAGCGTATTGGACAACCGGGAAATCACCCGCCCTGTCACGAGGGAGAGGAAGATCAAGCAGCCCTCGAGTAAAAGCATCTTTAACTGCTGCTTGGAGGAGGTCAGCCGCAAGGACAAAGATCAACGGTGAGAGAGGGTCCCCCTGGCGCACTCCACATTTACAGTTGAATTTTCGACCAGGGACTCCATTAAGGAGTACAGAAGAAACCCCCGAGCCAAAGATCGTGTTCATCCATCCAATCCATTTGTCATCAAAACCCATGTGTTTCATAATTTCCATCATGGGGGAGTGCTCAATAGTGTCAAACGCCTTGGCAAAGTCTAGCTTGAGGAGGATGTTTTCCCTCGCTGAGGTATGGCATTGATGGATGTATTCAAACGACCATGCTAGGCAGTCCTGAATAGTCCTCCCTTTGAGAAAACCGTACTGATTTCTGTGTATGATCTTGAGGATGACTTTCTGTAGCCGATTTGCCAAGATCTTAGTGATGATTTTCAGACAACAATTCAGTAAAGTAATTGGTCTATAATCATTTGCAGTTTCTGGAGAAGAGTTCTTTGGGATCAATGTGATATACCCCTCACTAATACTGGTTATATCTAGCCCTCCGGCATGAAATGCATGACACAACTCATAGAAGTCCGACTTGATGATCGGCCAGCAGCTCTTAAGGAAGcaaccattaaaaccatcagGACCTGGAGCCCGATCACTCGGCATTTCCTTAATAACAGTGTCAATCTcttcattggaaaaaggtgccgaCAAGTGCTCCAGTCCCTCAATCCGAAGGATGATTCTGGAAAGATCAAAGCGCATGTGAGTGGGTTTAGAGGAACCCAACCGTTCCTTATAGGTTTTGAACAACACCCCTTCCTTGCCAACATGGTCATGCATTTCCACATCGCCATCCCGAAGCATGGCGATAGAGTTATGTCTGTATCTCTCCGTGGCCAGAGATTGAAAGAGTTTGGTATTTTCATCCGCAAATCTGAAGTATCTGATCGTGCATCTTTTCCTCCAGTATTCATTCTGAAACTGTAACAATGTCTGCAAGTGAGATTTCAAAATTTTCCGGAAGTTTGATTCCTGGATAAATAGAGGTCTTTTGTCCTCGAGATTATCCATCGTAGCTAAAGATTCATTACAATTTTGAATGATGATTTTCAGCTTTGAGATATCCCTGCTCCATCTCTTGAGATCATACCTCAGAGTTTTTAGTTTTTTACAAATGCGGGCAGCAGCGTTCGGTGCATGGCATGCCTTGGACCAGGAGGCGGCCACCACCTCCATAAACCCAGAATGGTTAATCCAAAAGTTCTCAAAACGGAAGAGTTTGGACTTGGGGATAGAGGACTCAATTGTAACCACACAGGGAATATGATCGGACACCGGTTTTCCTAATGGCAAGACCATTGTATTTGGAAACGAAGTGGTCCAGCAAGAGGACGAGAAGAACCAGTCAAGCTGTTCAAGTAAGGGGTCGTCTTGCATATTACTCCAGGTATATGTTCGGCCCTTCACAAGTAACTCCATCAGAGACTGCGCTCTAATGATTTCATTAAAAAGCAACATGTCCGCAGCGTCACACCCAGGTTTGTTTCTGTTATTTGTGGAACGAATAAAATTGAAATCACCGAGGATCAACTAGTTCTCATCATCAGGTATATGTAGGTCAAATAACCAATTAGTAAAATCCACCCGACGCTGACCAGAACATGGACCGTAGACATTGATCAATTTCCACGAGTCACTGGACTGTGTAGCAACAAAAGAGACACCCACAGCAAACGAATCAACGTACCAAGGAGTGCCCACAAACACGGAGCTATTCCAGATAATAATAAGACCACCCGAGGCACCCACAGATGGGGCAAACACAAATTTATCAAACCGCTTAGGGCAGGAAGTTTTAATAAACGCCAGATCAAAAGATTCACGCTTTGTTTCCTGGATACATATCACAGAGCAACCACTAGTATCAATAGTATTTCTGAGAGCCAAAGTTTTAGCATCGGAGTTGATGCCCCGGATGTTCCACGACAAAACATTCCATGATTTATTCATGAACCAGCAGAAGTTCAGTCTCCAGCTCCCGTGGACGAGCGCTGATCATCCAGCAGCTTCTCGGGGGAAAGAGCATCCTGCGCAATCCCGCAGCGTTTGCCCATCTGTTGAAGATCTTCAATCGTCATAGGAGGGGGACAATCATCAGACCGAACCTGCACGGGGGCAGCAGCCAAAGAAACAACTGTGATAAAAGAAGTTTCGCGTGGTTTCACCCGTGACTTAGAGCGTTTGATGTCAGAGACGTGGTTGATCTTGAAACCATCATACTTAGTAGAATGAGTACTTCTTCTGACAGTGGTTGTGTCAAGAGGCACAAGCACATTGCGGGACTGAGAGGCATTATAAAGAGAAGTAGAAGCAATCACCTGAAGAGCCGACTCTTGAACAGACAAGGTCACTGGATGTAACGCTGCATCTTGGGGGGCAAGTCTTGAAATCTCCTTAAGACCAGGAGAACGAGCCACCCTCCCCCACTCAGTGTCAAACGCTGAAGACCTGCATTCAGTGGCCTCCTGCAGCCAAGACGACGGGATGATGGCAGCCCCCATCTGAAAGATTGAACTGAACACCTCTGTCAGAACATCACGCTCTGGGACTATGCCCTCCAGCCAGGTAGACACAGCAACATTCAACTGGTTCTGTATAAACTTGAAAGGATTGAGGGGAAACATAACAGCCTCAGATGTCTGAAAGGCTAGGGCTGGCGTATATATGCGTTTAAGCACCCCTCCCATCCAGAGCAACAAATCATGATCGACAGTCACAAAGAAACTAGCTGAATTTCCTCCAGCTCTGACGAACGCAAGTCGTGCAGTAGGATTCCCAAGCACAAAACCATCCGCCAAAGCTTCCACCGCTTGAAACTCTAAGTCAGAAGACCAAACATCCGACAGGTTATCCTGGATATTGATTTCAGGATCCACCCCATCCATCAGAGATGGTCCATCGTACTGGAAGAACGTTCTGAAGCTGAACCCTGTGTATGGCGGAGGAACCACAGGCCACAAAGGCCAACCATTATCCTGGAATTGCACCTGGGCCGGTTCTGGGGCGTGCCATGCCGCTTCATTCAGAGCCTCTTGGGCAGCCATCTCATCAATTCGTGCTTGCTGCATGAGGGTGTAGTAGGGAAGCTCATAAGGGTGGGGTGATGCATTCAGAAGCGGAGGAGCATCTTCATTGCCAACTAAATTAGGAATAGTATTCCTGCCATTCAGAACATACACTGGTACAGACCAGGATTGAGCAAGCCCTGGCAGCAAACCAACCCTGGTAACCAACAGACTATGTGGCACTTCAGCCACATCTTTGATATGGCATTTAACCAGAACTCGAGCTTTGTTGAAACCCGGACGTGGCCACACAAGGAGCTTGCCAAAGTTAGAAACGGCCTTGTGAATATAGTGCTCAGTCTGGTAATCCATAGGGAAAGCTAGAAACATAACCCAAACCTCATATTCAAAAGCAGGCATGCGCATATTGAGACCTTCATCATGAGGTACCAGAGAAAAAGTAGAATCCTCAGACAGAGCGTGAGGTCCCTTCCTAATTGCAGCATCCCGACTCTCCATATCCGCAAAGACCACACAGCCAATTCCTAACGGGTAAATAAAATCATCCACCAAATCATACTCTAGATCCCCAGTAATGATGCGACAGACCTCGGCCAACCAGAGCTCCTTTTGATGATCAGGGACTGGAGGGTGGACTGTAACAATGGCATACCTGTCATGGTTGAGGGGCGGATCATCGACCACCATGACATGGCGCTGAACGCGATGAGCAGGGTCACGGTCGAAGGTCGATCCAACCGGGGCGAAGGCGAACGGGCGCACTGGAAAGTTCGCCATAGCTAgagctgtcggaggtgtggaatCAGCTGAAAGAGGAATCGCCGATGATGGACAGCAAGAAATCGGTGGGAGCGGGGGCAATGAAGGTTGGGGTGGTGAGCTCGAGGACGCCGGCTGACTCGATTGGGGTTTTTGGCAGGCTGAAGTGACTACACCCTGACCAGGGAGGCGTATCGTCAAGCGTTGAGCGGTGGCCACTTCCGAGGAGCGTGGgattttctgtttctgtttcCAAATCCAACGGGCCCGCGTATCCCTCGCCACACGGGCCATACCAACAACCATAGAATTACCAAACACAGACGCCTCCAGCTCACCCCGAGGCAGGATCCTCTCAGATTTTGTTACTGGTAAAGATTTTTGTGCCCAAACCAAATGAGGTAAAGCATTGCAATAGCTGGGCTTACGGGCCACATGACCCAGACGGTGGCAGAACGGGCAACGACGAAGCCCAGGACAAAGGCTAGTCATGTGATCCATTGCAGAACACGCATTGCATGGATGGCCTAGAGGGTCCGGGCCCACCTTGCATGGCATATGGAAGTTGGGATTATTACGTGTAGAAACACAGGAGCCATGCACAGAAACATCCCCACAAGGCTGATAAAAGAACCCATTGCAACAATCAGCAACATGACCAAGCCGATCACATAAAGAGCAAAGCTTAAGCCGCTTGTATATATAATCTTTGGTGGGAACTGAAGAGATTTGTACCATTTGCTGAACACTGTCATTATCATAACCAGCCTGCCATCCATCCAATATGGAATAAAGAATATCATCCGGAATGGACTCCCATAAACCCCGAACAAACAACTCACCTCGAAAAGAAGGTAACTTGGCCGGAATATCGGAGGAAATAGGTACGGATATGGATCCAATCCGAAAATTATCCTGAGAAACCGGAGCCCGAAAACTACCAAAAGAGAGCACGGTCGGGGGCTCGCCGGAATGCAAATCCGTCGGCGGCGGGATCAAACCCAATTTCTGAAACACTGGAATAGATGCAGGATCCATAGGCATATTTTGTTGAGATGATAACCATTTAGATTTGATCGCCGGGCCAGGTGaagaagccaaaccagtcaacTCAGTATCCGTATGCCATGATTGAACCCTGGGGTGCTTGTCCATACCACGATGCAAATGAAAATGACAAATAAAGTCCGGCCAAATACGGTCCCGTAGCCCAAAGATAAGATGTCCCACTCGATTTGATGCCACAGAGAACCGGAAATGACGATCACCCAAGCGAACGACATTGAAACCCACACCAAGCCCTCCAATACAAGACTGAAGAGCCAAACCAACCGAATCCACCGAAAGGGgaaaagaggccgaggagaaggaaaCTTCAAGGAAGAATTCCTTGGAGCCGGAGTTGGGGACGAAATGGACCGTAGATCCAAACCGTGCACGCACCTGTGCCTCGACCTTAAGGCCGGGGGAAAAGTCCcaatggaggaggccatccattgGGTTCGCCAGGAGGAGATCATAGGGTTAAACCCTAGAATCGCCATCGTAGTCGCCCGAGGTGGAGAGGAGAGAGGTGGGAGCCATCATTCCACTCGAGTCCACtccctcatgacccgcttttgcgcgggtgaagacagctggctggctcgtggCAAAAACACTTCTTCGCAATtcttatgtaggcatcactccttggaacagatatattcttgataccattaccggaggaaacttcttgggtagccatacttttgattcttataatgatatgttagatttgtttggctcaccacctcttttggttaatggaactattttaactttggaacatgtgctgcaaaggcttgaaattattgaaaataaagttgccactatagagttgattgaaaatttggataaaaagatccacaaccagattacccaatacggatctaaggtaggagttactctgaatttttttaaggaaaaagaacccatagttaatgaaaagatagatcaagattccacaagaattgataaacttgaggatattattaccaacttagggtctgccttttcttGCGTGAGAAATAATCCAAATCCTCCTAATGCTAAAATTTCCAAattgatgtatgttcctaaaaataagggtgaatcttctagtaaggaaaatgcagatctcaaatccataagtggtcaccccaacttttttgctatcattaaggaaccttttgctacaaatgaatttcttgatttcttgcctagaagtttgatcattaaaaaaaagaaggaaactcctaagggttataagtgctctattgaagaattgcctaccaaagatgtaatacctagatctattcttgcttttatgcctagctaggggcgttaaacgatagcgcttgttgggaggcaacccaattttatttttgttccttgctttttgttcctgtttagtaataaataattcatctagcctgtgttatgattgtgttttttatgttttagttagtgtttgtgccaagtagaacctttgggaagacttggggaaagtctttgcgatcttgctgtaaaaaaatagaaactttagcCCTCACGAGATTTgctgccatttttttactggagagtgctattaggtcgattatttttgcagatgattaatagataaactCTTCACGTCCACCtatttatttaagaatttttgggttccagaagtatacgtttatacagattactacagactgttctgttgttgacagattctgtttttcgtgtgttgtttgcttattttgatgaatctatggctagtatcggggggtatgaaccatagagaagttggaatacagtaggtttaacaccaatataaataaagaatgagttcattacagtaccttaaagtggtggtttgttttcttatactaacggagctcatgagattttttattgaattttgtgttgtgaagttttcaagttttgggtaaagatttgatggattatggaataaggagtggcaagagcctacgATTTTGGGATGCctgaggcaccccaaggtaaaattcaaggacaaccaaaagcctaagcttggggatgccccggaaggcatcccctcttttgtctccatccatcggtaactttacttgaggctatatttttattcaccacatgatatgtgttttgcttggagcgtcttgtatgatttgagtctgtgatttttagtttaccacaatcatccttgctgtacacaacttttgggagagacacacatgaatcagaatttattagaatactctatgcgcttcacttatatcttttgagctagatagttttgctctagtgcttcacttatattttttagagcatggtggtggttttattttatagaaattattgatctctcatgcttcacttacattattttgagagtcccttagaacaacatggtaatttgctttggctataaaattagtcctaatatgataggcatccaagatgtgtataataagaactttcataaaagtgcattgaatactaagagaagtttgatacttgatgattgttttgagatatgaagatggtaatattagagttgtgctagttgagtaattgtgaaattgagaaatacttgcgttgaggtttgcaagtcccgtagcatgcacgtatggtaaccgttgtgtgacaaatttgaaacatgaggtgttctttgattggcatccttatgagtggcagtcggggatgagcgatggtcttttcccaccaatctatccccctaggagcatgcgcgtaatgcttggtttttgatgacttgtagatttttgcaataaatatgtgagttgtttatgactaatgttgagtccatagattaaacgcactctcacctttccatcattgctagcctcttcggtaccgtgcattgccctttctcaccttgagagttggtgcaaacttcgccggtgcatccaacccccttgatatgatatgctctatcacacataaacccccttatatcttcctcaaaacagccaccatacctacctattatggcatttccatagccattccgagatacattgccatgcaactttccaccgttccgttcatcatgccacgcttcatcattgtcatattgccttgcatgatcatgtagttgacatcgtatttgtggcaaagccaccatgcataatttatcatacatgtcactcttgattcattgcccttcccgctacaccgccggaggcattcatatagagtcatatcttgttctagtatcgagttgtaatcattgagttataaataaatagaagtgtgatgatcatcattattagagcattgtcccatgtgaggaattaaaaaagaagaagagaaaggccaaaaaaaagaaggccaaaaaaaagaaaaagagagaaggggcaatgctactatcctttttccacacttatgcttcaaagtagcaccatgatcttcatgatagagagtctctcattttgtcactttcatatactagtgggaatttttcattatagaacttggcttgtatattccaacaatgggcttcctcaaatgccgtAAGTCTTcctgagcaagcaagttggatgcacacccacttagtttcttttgttaagctttcatacatttatagctctagtgcatccgttgcatggcaatccctactccttgcattgacatcaattgatgggcatctccatagcccgttgattagccgcgtcgatgtgagactttctccctttttgtcttctccacacaacccccatcatcatattctattccacccatagtgctatgtccatggctcacgctcatgcatcgcgtgaaagttgaaaaaagtttgagattactaaagtatgaaacaattgcttggcttgtcatcggggttgtgcatgatgagaacatttttgtgtgacaaaaatgaagcatagccaaactatatgattttgtagggataagctttctctggccatgttattttgagaagacataattgcttagttagtatgcttgaagtattattatttttatgtcaatattaaacttttatcttgaatctttcggatctgaacattcatgccacaataaagaaaattacattgagaattatgctaggtagcattccacatcaaaaattccgtttttaccatttacctactcaaggacgaataggaattaagcttgcggatgcttgatacgtctccaacgtatctataatttttgattgttccatgctattatattatctgttttggatgtttaatgggctttactatgcacttttatattatttttgggactaacctactaaccataggcccaatgcaaattgctgtttttttgcctatttcagtgttctgcagaaaaggaatatcaaacggaatccaaacggaatgaaaccttcgggagagttatttttggaacaaacgcaatccaggagacttggagtggacgtcaaggaagcaacgaggcggccacgaggcagggaggcgcacccaggggggcaggcgcgccccccaccctcatgggcccctcgtggctcccctgacctagttctttcgcctatatatactcatataccctaaaaacgtccgagagcaccacaaaaccctatttccaccgctgcaaccttctgtacccatgagatcccatcttggggccttttccggcgctccgccggagggggaatcgatcatggagggcttctacatcaacaccatagcctctccgatgatgtgtgagtagtttaccacatacctttgggtccatagttattagctagatggcttcttctctctctttggatctcaatacaaagttctcctcgattctcttggagatccatttgatgtaattctttttgcggtgtgtttgtcgagatccaatgaattgtgggtttatgatcaagattatctatgaataatatttggttcttctctgaattcttatatgtatgatttgatatctttgcatgtctcttcgaattatcagtttggtttggcctactagattgatctt contains:
- the LOC141041449 gene encoding uncharacterized protein is translated as MLLFNEIIRAQSLMELLVKGRTYTWSNMQDDPLLEQLDWFFSSSCWTTSFPNTMVLPLGKPVSDHIPCVVTIESSIPKSKLFRFENFWINHSGFMEVVAASWSKACHAPNAAARICKKLKTLRYDLKRWSRDISKLKIIIQNCNESLATMDNLEDKRPLFIQESNFRKILKSHLQTLLQFQNEYWRKRCTIRYFRFADENTKLFQSLATERYRHNSIAMLRDGDVEMHDHVGKEGVLFKTYKERLGSSKPTHMRFDLSRIILRIEGLEHLSAPFSNEEIDTVIKEMPSDRAPGPDGFNGCFLKSCWPIIKSDFYELCHAFHAGGLDITSISEGYITLIPKNSSPETANDYRPITLLNCCLKIITKILANRLQKVILKIIHRNQYGFLKGRTIQDCLAWSFEYIHQCHTSARENILLKLDFAKAFDTIEHSPMMEIMKHMGFDDKWIGWMNTIFGSGVSSVLLNGVPGRKFNCKCGVRQGDPLSPLIFVLAADLLQAAVKDAFTRGLLDLPLPRDRAGDFPVVQYADDTILVMQACPVQAARMKAILEDYATSIGLKIHFQKSTLIPINIDHRRACELAGVFGCSVGSMPFTYLGLPMGTTRPSVLDLMPLVHAVERKTSTALSLMSSGAKLTLVNSVVTSMLIYAMCTIKIHPKVIEHVDKLRRHCLWAKNSDDGVKNNSLVAWELVCRPKHCGGLGVIDLKTQNAALLLKYLFKFYNHEDVPWVELVWDAYYRNKIPHASEADGGQGSRAPRSSCERYWEGWFHYSSPAPPESAPRQYADNCGGCFFFGWERSAPSDVDPSRTPVHEPSVSDPSPDQTRVADPSPHVSPVPESLSQKTPVTGSSSHETLEASGSEDGSEDTFSDDSYNDDELVEKGKKVYKRGCTKLPPVPTTPDQRWFIAPKG